Sequence from the Mycobacteriales bacterium genome:
GCGGCAAGCGGCTGGAGGTCCGGGTCAACCCCGAGGACCTCGGCAAGGTGATCGGCCGTAGTGGCCGTACCGCGAAGGCGCTGCGTCAGGTGGTCGCCGGCATCGGCGGCCGCGGCGTGCGCGTCGACGTGGTCGACACCGACTGATCTCCGTCGTGGACCTCGTGGTCGGGCGGGTCGGCAAGCCGCACGGTCTCAACGGCGCCGTCACCGTCGAGCTACGCACCGACGACCCGGACGCGCGGTTCGCGCCCGGGTCGTCGCTGCGTACGGACCCGGCCGAGCGCGGTCCGCTGACCGTCGCCGGTGTGCACCCGCGCTCCGGCGGCATCGTCGTGTCCTTCGAGGGGTTCGGCTCCCGGGAGGACGCGGAATCGCTGCGCGGCACCGTGCTGGTCGTCGACTCGGCCGAGCTGCCGGACATCGACGAGGACGACGAGTGGTACGACCACCAGCTCGTCGGCCTCGCCGCCGTCGACCCGGCCGGCACGACCCTGGGCACGGTCAGCGACGTGGTCCACTCGGCTGCCTCCGACCTGCTGGTCGTGCGGGACGCCGAGGACCGTGAGCACCTGGTCCCGTTCGTCCGGGAGATGGTGCCGGCGGTGGACGTGCCCGGCGGGCGCGTGGTGGTCGACCCGCCGGAGGGGCTGTTCGACCTGTGAGGGTCGACGTCGTCTCGATCTTCCCGGAGTACCTGGCCGGCCCGCTGCGGGTCTCCCTGCTGGGCAAGGCGGTCGAGCGCGGCCTGCTCGACGTGCACCTGCACGACCTGCGGCAGTGGACCTCCGACCGGCACCGCACCGTGGACGACACCCCGTACGGCGGGGGAGCGGGCATGGTGATGCGCCCCGAGCCCTGGGGGCTGGCCCTGGACGCGCTGGTTCCCGACGGCGGGGCCCGGTTCGTGGTGCCGACCCCGTCCGGGCGGCCGTTCACGCAGGAGCTGGCACAGGAGCTCGCGGCCGAGCCCCGGCTGGTCTTCGGCTGCGGCCGGTACGAGGGGATCGACCAGCGGGTGGTCTCCTGGGCGGCCCGGCGGATGCCGGTCGACGAGGTCTCACTCGGCGACTACGTGCTGGCCGGCGGCGAGGCCGCGGTACTGGTCATGATCGAGGCGCTGGCCCGGCTGCTGCCCGGCTTCCTCGGCAACCCGGAGTCGCTGGCCGAGGAGTCGCACGCCGGAGGGCTGCTGGAGTACCCGGTCTACACCCGGCCGCCGTCCTGGCACGAGCTGGCCGTGCCGGACGTGCTGCTGTCCGGCGACCACGGCGCCGTCGCCCGCTGGCGCCGGGACGAGTCGCTGCGCCGGACCGCGGCCCGCCGGCCGGACCTGCTGGCCCTGGCCGAGCTCACCGAACGGGACCGGGAAGCCCTCGACTGACCCCGGGTTTCGCAATGCGCGAAGCCGTGTGGCACCCTGGACTGGTTGTCGCGGGCCGGTTCGGGCCCCGACGCCCCTGACCGAGAGCCCCCGGTGCGCGTGTCCGCGCGCCTGTCGTACGAAGGAAGCGCCGAGATGAACACGCTGGATGCCCTGGACGCCGAGTCGCTGCGTTCCGACGTCCCGGACTTCCGCCCCGGCGACACGCTGAAGGTGCACGTGCGCGTCGTAGAGGGTTCCCGCGAGCGCGTGCAGCTCTTCCAGGGCGTGGTCATCCGCCGGCAGGGCAGCGGCGTGCGGGAGACCTTCACCGTCCGCAAGGTCAGCTTCGGCGTCGGCGTGGAGCGCACCTTCCCGGTGCACACCCCGATCATCCAGAAGATCGAGGTCGCGACCCGCGGCGACGTCCGCCGGGCCAAGCTCTACTACCTCCGCGATCTGCGCGGCAAGGCCGCCAAGATCAAGGAGAAGCGCGACCCGGTGACCCGCTGACGCTGGGCACACACCTGCATCTCGTAGGGTTGCCCGGTGTCCGACGAGACCCCGGTGGGGACCCCAGCTCAGCCCGCCAGCCCGGATCCCGGCAAGGGCGGTGGTGTCCCCGCCGTCCGGCGGCAGAAGCGCGGTTCGTTCTGGCGTGAACTGCCGGTCCTGCTGGTCATTGCGATCGTGCTGGCGCTGCTGATCAACACCTTCCTGGTGAAGGCGTTCTTCATCCCGTCCGGGTCGATGGAGACCACGCTGCACGGCTGTCCGGGGTGCTCCGGCGACCGGGTGCTGGTCAACAAGGTCGTCTACCGCCTGCACGACCCGCGCCCGGGCGACATCGTGGTGTTCAAGGGCCCGGAGTCGTGGGCGCCGGAGATCACGACGATCCAGCCGACGAACCCGGTGTCGAAGGCGCTGCGGGCGGTGGCCGGCACGTTCGGGGTGTCGACGCCGGGCGAGAAGGACTTCGTCAAGCGGGTCATCGCGGTCGGCGGCCAGACCGTCCAGTGCTGCGACGAGCAGGGCCGGGTCACCGTCGACGGCCGCGGCCTGGACGAGTCGTACGTCTACTCGGCCGACCCGAACTTCGACGAGATCCCGTTCGGGCCGGTCAAGGTGCCGGCCGGGCGGCTCTGGATGATGGGGGACCACCGCGACGAGTCGGCCGACTCCCGGGCGCACCTCAACGACGCCGACCAGGGCACGATCCCGGTCGGCAACGTGATCGGCAAG
This genomic interval carries:
- a CDS encoding RNA-binding protein, encoding MLEAALEHLVRGIVEHPDDVRVDLVTSRRGKRLEVRVNPEDLGKVIGRSGRTAKALRQVVAGIGGRGVRVDVVDTD
- the rimM gene encoding ribosome maturation factor RimM (Essential for efficient processing of 16S rRNA); the encoded protein is MDLVVGRVGKPHGLNGAVTVELRTDDPDARFAPGSSLRTDPAERGPLTVAGVHPRSGGIVVSFEGFGSREDAESLRGTVLVVDSAELPDIDEDDEWYDHQLVGLAAVDPAGTTLGTVSDVVHSAASDLLVVRDAEDREHLVPFVREMVPAVDVPGGRVVVDPPEGLFDL
- the trmD gene encoding tRNA (guanosine(37)-N1)-methyltransferase TrmD; this translates as MRVDVVSIFPEYLAGPLRVSLLGKAVERGLLDVHLHDLRQWTSDRHRTVDDTPYGGGAGMVMRPEPWGLALDALVPDGGARFVVPTPSGRPFTQELAQELAAEPRLVFGCGRYEGIDQRVVSWAARRMPVDEVSLGDYVLAGGEAAVLVMIEALARLLPGFLGNPESLAEESHAGGLLEYPVYTRPPSWHELAVPDVLLSGDHGAVARWRRDESLRRTAARRPDLLALAELTERDREALD
- the rplS gene encoding 50S ribosomal protein L19, translating into MNTLDALDAESLRSDVPDFRPGDTLKVHVRVVEGSRERVQLFQGVVIRRQGSGVRETFTVRKVSFGVGVERTFPVHTPIIQKIEVATRGDVRRAKLYYLRDLRGKAAKIKEKRDPVTR
- the lepB gene encoding signal peptidase I, which codes for MSDETPVGTPAQPASPDPGKGGGVPAVRRQKRGSFWRELPVLLVIAIVLALLINTFLVKAFFIPSGSMETTLHGCPGCSGDRVLVNKVVYRLHDPRPGDIVVFKGPESWAPEITTIQPTNPVSKALRAVAGTFGVSTPGEKDFVKRVIAVGGQTVQCCDEQGRVTVDGRGLDESYVYSADPNFDEIPFGPVKVPAGRLWMMGDHRDESADSRAHLNDADQGTIPVGNVIGKAFVIIWPVSRWNTLGAPSDFGGDGKRAPYTLPLLIGIPVLLVAGFGYASTRRRRRRR